From a region of the Haematobia irritans isolate KBUSLIRL chromosome 4, ASM5000362v1, whole genome shotgun sequence genome:
- the Tsen34 gene encoding tRNA splicing endonuclease subunit 34 isoform X2: MPVELTTWETRLLLERNLAILVSKKSTLLKKENEDEIKHYNGWLEKRLSEQEEALKDEKLKESERNIDKIIAGKRKKLLKQGVKDCDIKLDPQEILTEIRQNLKFERKNALLDIACAHPEPHDAHQVELLEPDTSLKYLVFRDLWSQGKYVTCGDAFGADFLIYPGDPLQYHASHVVILLESGKIKALDLVANVRLSVMVNKLCLLAYFSDSSEDSKCMGERKIAYQTITWEGDKDKERRMAGSSSLS, from the exons ATGCCTGTGGAGTTGACTACTTGGGAAACACGTTTGCTCCTGGAAAGGAATTTAGCAattttggtatcaaaaaaatccactctacttaaaaaggaaaatgaagacgaaataaaacattataatGGATGGTTAGAAAAACGCTTGAGTGAGCAAGAAGAAGCCTTGAAAGATGAAAAACTAAAGGAGTCGGAGCGTAATATCGATAAAATTATAGCAGGAAAACGGAAAAAGCTTTTGAAGCAGGGTGTTAAGGATTGTG atataaaattagatcctcaagaaattttgaccgaaattaggcaaaatttaaaatttgaacgcAAAAATGCTTTGCTAGACATTGCTTGTGCCCATCCGGAACCACATG ATGCCCACCAAGTTGAATTACTGGAACCAGATACATCTCTCAAATATTTGGTATTTCGTGATCTATGGTCTCAAGGAAAATATGTAACATGTGGTGATGCTTTTGGTGCTGATTTTCTCATTTATCCCGGTGATCCATTACAATATCATGCTTCACATGTGGTTATTTTACTAGAGAGTGGCAAAATTAAGGCATTGGATTTAGTGGCTAATGTTCGCTTGTCAGTGATGGTTAATAAATTATGTCTTCTGGCCTATTTTAGTGATAGTAGTGAAGATAGCAAATGCATGGGAGAGCGTAAAATTGCCTATCAGACCATAACATGGGAAGGTGATAAAGACAAAGAGCGAAGAATGGCTGGAAGTTCAAGTTTAAGTTAG
- the Tsen34 gene encoding tRNA splicing endonuclease subunit 34 isoform X1, whose protein sequence is MSEDKIILTLLNGTGYIFDTRDYMTLRKDHHMVGSLVGTCASRGWSANDCAMPVELTTWETRLLLERNLAILVSKKSTLLKKENEDEIKHYNGWLEKRLSEQEEALKDEKLKESERNIDKIIAGKRKKLLKQGVKDCDIKLDPQEILTEIRQNLKFERKNALLDIACAHPEPHDAHQVELLEPDTSLKYLVFRDLWSQGKYVTCGDAFGADFLIYPGDPLQYHASHVVILLESGKIKALDLVANVRLSVMVNKLCLLAYFSDSSEDSKCMGERKIAYQTITWEGDKDKERRMAGSSSLS, encoded by the exons ATGAGTGaggataaaataattttaactttattaaaTGGTACAGGATACATCTTTGATACCAGAG atTATATGACACTAAGAAAAGACCATCATATGGTTGGTTCGTTGGTGGGTACATGTGCGTCCAGGGGTTGGTCGGCCAATGACTGTG CTATGCCTGTGGAGTTGACTACTTGGGAAACACGTTTGCTCCTGGAAAGGAATTTAGCAattttggtatcaaaaaaatccactctacttaaaaaggaaaatgaagacgaaataaaacattataatGGATGGTTAGAAAAACGCTTGAGTGAGCAAGAAGAAGCCTTGAAAGATGAAAAACTAAAGGAGTCGGAGCGTAATATCGATAAAATTATAGCAGGAAAACGGAAAAAGCTTTTGAAGCAGGGTGTTAAGGATTGTG atataaaattagatcctcaagaaattttgaccgaaattaggcaaaatttaaaatttgaacgcAAAAATGCTTTGCTAGACATTGCTTGTGCCCATCCGGAACCACATG ATGCCCACCAAGTTGAATTACTGGAACCAGATACATCTCTCAAATATTTGGTATTTCGTGATCTATGGTCTCAAGGAAAATATGTAACATGTGGTGATGCTTTTGGTGCTGATTTTCTCATTTATCCCGGTGATCCATTACAATATCATGCTTCACATGTGGTTATTTTACTAGAGAGTGGCAAAATTAAGGCATTGGATTTAGTGGCTAATGTTCGCTTGTCAGTGATGGTTAATAAATTATGTCTTCTGGCCTATTTTAGTGATAGTAGTGAAGATAGCAAATGCATGGGAGAGCGTAAAATTGCCTATCAGACCATAACATGGGAAGGTGATAAAGACAAAGAGCGAAGAATGGCTGGAAGTTCAAGTTTAAGTTAG